The following are encoded together in the Weissella soli genome:
- a CDS encoding FAD-binding oxidoreductase, producing the protein MTTAVDITLLDLPNGEVNTEESVLDKYGYDEWTQEETSRTLPRAVVFAESIADVQAVLRFASEHQIAVVTQGSRTSIVNGSSALSDGIILSLARMNHIIDIQIENQLAIVEPGVLNGTLDEAARKFDYFYAPDPGSKPISTIGGNVATNAGGMSSLKYGTTKQAVLALKVVLASGELIEVGAPVLKNTAAYNLLDLFVGSEGTLGVIVEITVRLLPIPYGASVTGLATFNSMQDLTYAVQRIQASGLYPSMLEALNRVSIEALDQYENLDLGARGSQALLIFQLDVAVDGALEVAKQELQAAGAVKVDVTADVERTKEIIKIRQDVFKAGAQYGRLIVEDIAVPLGSLATVVARAEEIAEKYQQRLLLLGHAGDGNLHPDFILESTEGPIPAELDAAIAELLTYVISVGGTVSAEHGIGSLKKKWVDQQLSPAVVQLQKQIKQVFDPQGILNPERKV; encoded by the coding sequence ATGACAACAGCAGTAGATATTACGTTATTAGATTTGCCAAATGGTGAGGTGAATACTGAAGAAAGTGTCTTGGATAAGTATGGCTACGATGAGTGGACACAGGAAGAAACGTCGCGTACTTTACCGCGTGCGGTCGTCTTTGCAGAGAGTATTGCCGATGTGCAGGCTGTACTACGTTTTGCCAGTGAGCACCAGATTGCAGTGGTGACCCAGGGCTCCCGAACATCGATTGTGAATGGTTCATCGGCTTTGTCAGATGGTATTATTCTGAGTTTAGCCCGCATGAATCATATCATTGATATCCAAATTGAAAACCAATTAGCAATTGTTGAACCAGGTGTCCTAAATGGAACTTTGGATGAAGCTGCCCGTAAATTTGACTATTTTTATGCGCCCGATCCAGGTTCAAAGCCCATTAGTACGATCGGTGGCAATGTGGCAACCAATGCTGGTGGGATGAGTTCGTTGAAGTATGGGACTACCAAGCAAGCCGTGTTGGCGCTTAAGGTCGTGTTAGCTAGTGGCGAATTGATTGAGGTGGGTGCACCAGTCTTGAAAAATACCGCTGCGTATAATCTATTGGATCTCTTCGTCGGATCCGAGGGTACCCTGGGGGTCATTGTTGAAATTACGGTGCGTCTCTTGCCCATCCCATATGGTGCGTCTGTTACCGGATTGGCTACATTCAACTCGATGCAAGACCTAACGTATGCCGTACAACGTATTCAAGCTAGTGGCTTATACCCATCAATGCTAGAAGCTTTGAATCGGGTCTCGATTGAAGCTTTGGATCAGTATGAAAATCTGGATTTGGGTGCTCGTGGCAGCCAGGCATTGTTGATTTTCCAATTGGATGTGGCCGTAGATGGTGCTTTAGAGGTGGCTAAGCAGGAATTACAAGCAGCTGGCGCCGTGAAGGTGGATGTCACGGCTGACGTGGAGCGTACGAAAGAAATTATCAAGATTCGACAGGATGTTTTTAAGGCCGGCGCCCAGTATGGTCGGCTGATTGTTGAGGATATTGCCGTACCGTTGGGTAGTTTGGCCACGGTTGTCGCGCGGGCCGAGGAGATCGCTGAAAAGTATCAGCAGCGCTTGTTGTTATTGGGACATGCTGGGGATGGTAATCTGCACCCAGACTTTATTCTAGAGTCCACTGAAGGACCAATTCCCGCAGAATTGGACGCAGCTATTGCAGAATTGCTGACCTATGTCATCAGCGTTGGCGGAACCGTCAGTGCCGAGCATGGGATTGGTAGCCTAAAGAAGAAATGGGTCGACCAGCAATTATCACCAGCCGTGGTACAACTACAAAAGCAAATCAAACAAGTTTTTGATCCGCAGGGTATTTTGAATCCCGAACGGAAAGTATAA
- a CDS encoding AzlC family ABC transporter permease, translating to MTDSTLDWRQGVHDSMPVFAGYLSIGLAFGIVAAAANFSVWQIFLLSTIVYSGAAQFIIVAMLVAGGDATTILPIIALVSMRMFLQSLSAMTVFKGISLWQGLAIGSLITDESYGVLMLAHAQGKPVNFSWMNGVNLSAVAVWALSSVLGGLLGDAISDPTTFGLDFSLTAMFAGLWVLSLKADIRTKKAKFSVVIGEIGVTAMSFIGLSYVFESSIAVLVATVMGALFAHYFR from the coding sequence ATGACGGATAGTACGCTTGATTGGCGGCAGGGGGTGCATGATAGCATGCCCGTATTTGCTGGCTACCTCTCAATTGGCCTAGCGTTTGGCATTGTTGCGGCAGCAGCAAATTTTTCAGTGTGGCAGATTTTTTTACTGTCGACGATCGTTTACTCAGGGGCGGCGCAATTTATCATCGTAGCGATGCTGGTAGCTGGCGGGGATGCGACGACGATTTTACCGATCATTGCTTTGGTCAGTATGCGCATGTTCTTACAATCACTATCCGCGATGACCGTTTTTAAAGGCATTTCTTTGTGGCAAGGGTTGGCGATTGGGAGTCTGATTACTGATGAGTCATACGGGGTGTTAATGTTGGCACACGCACAAGGGAAGCCGGTGAACTTTTCTTGGATGAATGGGGTTAATCTCAGTGCCGTAGCCGTCTGGGCGCTTTCAAGTGTGCTAGGTGGGCTCTTAGGTGATGCCATATCTGATCCCACCACCTTTGGCTTGGACTTCTCACTGACTGCTATGTTCGCCGGCCTTTGGGTTTTGTCGCTTAAGGCCGATATACGGACTAAAAAGGCAAAATTCAGTGTCGTCATCGGTGAAATTGGTGTAACAGCAATGAGTTTTATTGGCCTATCATACGTCTTTGAAAGTTCGATTGCGGTTTTAGTAGCGACCGTGATGGGGGCACTATTTGCGCATTATTTTCGGTAA
- a CDS encoding AzlD domain-containing protein — MVNSSVFWWVLIGAGLINWLIRITPVLVAQWIKFPAGVIRFLHFVPLSMMSAILLQNLVSVTQQRLVVDWLGVMAVLPAVIIGYWRNSLTWTVFVGVLMMMLLRLL, encoded by the coding sequence TTGGTCAATAGTTCAGTATTTTGGTGGGTCTTGATTGGTGCCGGATTAATCAACTGGTTGATTCGTATTACACCGGTACTAGTCGCGCAGTGGATCAAGTTTCCGGCTGGCGTGATCCGTTTTCTACACTTTGTGCCACTCAGCATGATGTCGGCGATTTTGTTACAAAATTTAGTCAGTGTGACACAGCAGCGGTTGGTGGTTGATTGGCTTGGCGTGATGGCAGTGTTACCAGCGGTCATCATTGGTTATTGGCGTAATTCACTAACCTGGACCGTTTTCGTTGGGGTGCTCATGATGATGTTGTTGCGACTTCTTTAG
- a CDS encoding ArgE/DapE family deacylase, translating into MVDHIKLFSDIIQIQTVNDHEAELADYLASYFDGTPAEVTKVTFAPGRDSLVVKLGELQNPDKVLVFSGHGDTVDFGDLSKWTYPPLSAHIEGDTIFGRGANDMKGGLAALFAAALELIAEDFDFGHNQLKLFMTVGEETGEYGAHQLVEAGFLDDVTALILGEPRANFEIGYTNKGVIDYKVTVTGKSAHSSRPDLGDNALEKALVIIQDIQTYFTKYDTVENPVLGKLTNVISVINSGTQVNQVPDLAYFMGNTRTIPETPNQQIFADLQALVDQYDNAELEIIYPAEPLPVQTVSEFTKLAQAKIQAISGQPGALIAGAGANEGSEFIQAKAKFPILIFGPSAFDNSHAVNESNSLKIYEQAVEIYKQIAVEYLA; encoded by the coding sequence ATGGTCGATCATATCAAATTATTTTCAGACATCATTCAAATTCAGACGGTTAACGATCATGAGGCTGAATTGGCGGATTATTTAGCAAGTTATTTTGACGGGACGCCCGCCGAGGTAACTAAAGTCACTTTTGCACCGGGCCGTGACTCATTGGTCGTGAAGCTGGGGGAATTACAAAATCCAGATAAGGTTTTGGTCTTTTCAGGTCATGGGGACACGGTTGATTTTGGTGATTTGTCAAAGTGGACATATCCACCACTATCGGCACACATCGAAGGTGACACGATTTTTGGTCGGGGTGCTAATGATATGAAGGGTGGCTTAGCGGCACTTTTTGCAGCGGCGCTGGAATTAATAGCTGAAGATTTTGATTTCGGTCATAATCAATTGAAATTATTCATGACCGTGGGTGAAGAGACCGGCGAATATGGAGCCCATCAGTTAGTTGAAGCGGGCTTTTTGGATGACGTGACCGCGTTGATCTTAGGAGAACCACGGGCTAATTTCGAAATTGGCTATACGAATAAGGGGGTCATTGATTACAAGGTGACGGTTACTGGTAAATCAGCGCACTCATCACGACCAGATCTCGGGGACAACGCCTTAGAAAAGGCGTTGGTCATTATCCAGGATATTCAGACGTATTTCACCAAGTATGACACCGTCGAGAATCCAGTTTTAGGTAAACTGACGAATGTTATTTCAGTGATTAATTCTGGGACACAAGTCAATCAAGTCCCTGATCTCGCCTACTTCATGGGTAATACGCGCACCATTCCGGAAACGCCCAACCAACAAATTTTCGCGGACTTACAGGCACTGGTTGATCAATACGACAATGCCGAACTTGAAATTATTTATCCTGCGGAGCCTTTGCCAGTGCAGACCGTATCAGAATTCACAAAGCTCGCCCAGGCTAAAATTCAAGCAATCAGTGGTCAGCCAGGTGCTTTGATTGCCGGTGCCGGCGCCAATGAGGGTAGTGAATTTATTCAGGCCAAAGCCAAGTTCCCAATTTTAATTTTTGGACCAAGTGCTTTTGACAATTCGCATGCAGTGAATGAGTCCAACTCATTAAAAATTTATGAGCAAGCGGTTGAAATTTATAAGCAAATTGCGGTTGAGTATTTGGCATAG
- the sstT gene encoding serine/threonine transporter SstT, translated as MKNAWQWWKDQNLVIQIIMGMLLGLLLAVVVPDATWLAIFGTLFVSALKAVAPILVFVLVIAAIAQHKKGVKTNMRTVLGLYFVGTFMAGLVGVLASFLFPTSLQLVKSTQKIDAPSGIGEVLNNLLLKLVDNPINALSQANYIGILAWAILIGFALRHASVSTKVVIQDISVAISAIVNNVIQLAPFGIMGLVYQAVAVNGLGALADYGRLLFVLIGAMLVVALVVNPLIVFVAARRNPYPLVFATLRESGVTAFFTRSSAANIPVNMRLSEKLGLNPDTYAISIPLGATINMAGAAITISVLSLAAAHTLGITVDFWTAVILVLLSAVSAAGASGVAGGSLLLIPMVTSLLGIPGDIAAQVVGVGFIIGVIQDSAETALNSSSDVVFTATAEYAQEFIGNRSREVAVD; from the coding sequence ATGAAGAACGCATGGCAATGGTGGAAGGATCAAAACTTGGTTATCCAGATTATAATGGGCATGTTATTGGGCTTGCTATTAGCAGTGGTAGTTCCAGATGCGACGTGGTTGGCTATTTTTGGAACTTTATTTGTTTCAGCCTTGAAAGCAGTCGCCCCGATTTTGGTCTTTGTGTTGGTGATTGCTGCAATCGCCCAACATAAAAAGGGGGTTAAGACCAACATGCGCACCGTGTTAGGCCTGTATTTTGTGGGCACGTTCATGGCCGGTTTGGTTGGTGTACTGGCAAGTTTCTTGTTCCCAACATCTTTGCAGTTGGTTAAGAGTACCCAGAAAATCGATGCCCCCAGCGGTATTGGTGAAGTATTGAATAATTTGTTGTTGAAGTTGGTGGATAACCCAATTAATGCATTAAGTCAGGCCAACTATATTGGTATCTTGGCGTGGGCCATATTGATTGGTTTTGCTTTGCGACATGCCTCTGTCTCAACTAAAGTTGTCATTCAGGATATTTCGGTCGCTATTTCGGCCATCGTGAATAATGTCATCCAGTTGGCACCATTTGGAATCATGGGTCTGGTCTACCAGGCGGTGGCGGTGAATGGATTGGGTGCTTTGGCTGATTATGGTCGTCTGCTATTTGTATTAATTGGTGCAATGTTGGTGGTCGCATTGGTGGTCAATCCGTTGATCGTCTTTGTGGCTGCCCGGCGTAATCCATATCCGTTGGTTTTCGCGACATTGCGTGAAAGTGGTGTCACGGCCTTCTTTACACGTAGTTCAGCAGCCAATATCCCAGTGAACATGCGTTTAAGTGAAAAGCTTGGGTTGAATCCAGATACGTATGCTATCTCAATCCCCTTGGGGGCAACAATTAACATGGCTGGCGCAGCGATTACGATCTCAGTCTTGTCATTAGCGGCAGCGCACACATTAGGCATCACCGTTGATTTTTGGACAGCGGTTATCCTGGTACTATTGTCTGCAGTATCAGCTGCCGGGGCTTCCGGCGTTGCTGGTGGATCACTGTTATTGATCCCAATGGTGACAAGTCTGCTAGGTATTCCAGGTGATATCGCTGCCCAAGTGGTCGGTGTCGGATTCATTATTGGTGTGATTCAAGATTCCGCTGAAACAGCATTGAATTCATCATCAGATGTTGTGTTCACCGCAACGGCGGAATATGCCCAGGAGTTCATTGGTAATCGGTCACGTGAAGTGGCTGTCGACTAA
- a CDS encoding Dyp-type peroxidase — MSVEVMNPDVAQDVWKDIGQHVDFVVLQLKRTNLAQEQAAIQEFADRSQAIIRSMNIRAEDAGLKVAIGFSNAAWDYLFPTAPKPKELETFTTIAGDEAEYTMPATAGDIFLHIRAANEAVVYEVVTQFMRFLKDVTTVLDETKGFRYFEGRAIIGFIDGTEAPAIADAAEYAIIGAEDPEYINGSYAFAQKWLHDMNFWQAMKTEEQERAVGREKFTDLELADDDKYKNAHNVASKLEVDGEEQKIVRMNVPFSDAATDKTGTYFIGYARHWTVTKGMLQQMVAERDFLLTFSTVETGQLFFIPSRDTLAAIADGQLN, encoded by the coding sequence ATGTCAGTAGAAGTAATGAATCCAGACGTTGCACAGGATGTTTGGAAGGACATCGGTCAGCATGTCGATTTTGTCGTGTTGCAATTAAAGCGCACGAATTTGGCGCAAGAACAAGCAGCGATTCAAGAATTTGCAGACCGCTCACAAGCGATCATCCGATCAATGAATATTCGCGCCGAAGACGCCGGTCTAAAGGTCGCGATTGGGTTCTCAAACGCGGCTTGGGACTATCTATTTCCCACTGCGCCAAAGCCCAAGGAACTTGAAACATTCACCACGATTGCTGGGGATGAAGCGGAGTACACGATGCCGGCCACTGCTGGTGATATTTTCCTACACATCCGGGCAGCCAATGAGGCGGTCGTGTACGAAGTGGTTACACAGTTCATGCGTTTTTTGAAAGATGTCACCACGGTGCTCGATGAGACGAAGGGGTTCCGTTATTTTGAAGGACGGGCCATTATTGGCTTTATCGATGGCACAGAGGCGCCGGCGATTGCTGACGCAGCAGAATACGCAATTATCGGTGCGGAGGATCCCGAATACATTAACGGATCCTATGCGTTTGCGCAAAAGTGGCTTCATGATATGAATTTCTGGCAAGCCATGAAAACCGAGGAACAAGAAAGGGCGGTGGGCCGTGAAAAGTTTACGGACTTAGAGCTGGCCGATGATGATAAATATAAGAATGCACACAACGTTGCTTCAAAGTTGGAAGTTGATGGCGAAGAACAAAAGATTGTTCGCATGAATGTGCCTTTCTCCGATGCAGCCACTGATAAGACGGGCACATATTTTATTGGTTATGCACGTCATTGGACAGTTACTAAGGGGATGTTGCAGCAGATGGTGGCAGAGCGTGACTTCTTGTTAACGTTCTCAACGGTTGAAACCGGTCAACTTTTCTTTATTCCATCACGGGATACCTTAGCGGCCATTGCGGATGGTCAGTTAAACTAA
- the guaA gene encoding glutamine-hydrolyzing GMP synthase, producing MANETHDKVLVLDYGSQYNQLLARRIREIGVFSELKSHKMTVAEIKDYNPKAIILSGGPKSVYENDAFDIDPAIFELGIPMLGVCYGMQLMAQKLGGTVEANPGNGEFGATVLSHKDQSNLLDGTPESQVVLMSHSDNVTELPAGFVIAGGSAKTPIAAIANDEKKLYGVQFHAETTISEHGTDILRNFVTNIAGAEANWHMEGFIEEQVRLIRETVGDKKVLLGLSGGVDSSVVGVLLQRAIGDQLTSIFVDHGLLRKNEADEVMESLGGKFGLNIIKVDAQERFLSKLTGITDPEQKRKIIGNEFIQVFNDEAAKLDGIEFLAQGTLYTDVIESGTDTAQTIKSHHNVGGLPEDMAFKLIEPLNKLFKDEVRVLGEALGIPHHLVWRQPFPGPGLGIRVMGAITAERLEIVRESDAILREEIANRGLDSQIWQYFTVDTGVESVGVMGDFRTYDHTVAIRAITSVDGMTADFAKIDWNVLAEISRRITNEVDHVNRVVYDITAKPPATVEWE from the coding sequence ATGGCTAACGAGACTCACGATAAAGTCTTAGTTCTAGACTATGGTTCACAATATAACCAACTATTGGCACGTCGTATTCGCGAAATCGGCGTTTTCTCTGAATTGAAGTCACATAAAATGACTGTTGCAGAGATTAAAGACTACAACCCCAAGGCAATCATCTTATCTGGTGGTCCTAAATCAGTCTACGAAAACGATGCTTTTGACATTGATCCTGCGATTTTCGAGCTTGGTATTCCCATGTTGGGAGTGTGCTACGGTATGCAATTAATGGCGCAAAAGCTTGGTGGTACGGTCGAAGCCAACCCTGGTAATGGTGAATTTGGGGCGACGGTTTTAAGCCACAAAGATCAATCAAACTTGTTAGATGGCACGCCTGAATCACAAGTTGTTTTGATGTCTCACTCTGATAATGTCACTGAATTACCCGCTGGTTTCGTGATTGCTGGTGGTTCTGCTAAGACACCGATCGCAGCCATTGCGAATGATGAAAAGAAGTTATACGGTGTCCAATTCCACGCCGAAACCACTATTTCTGAGCATGGCACTGACATTTTACGGAACTTCGTTACTAACATTGCCGGCGCTGAAGCTAACTGGCACATGGAAGGATTCATCGAAGAGCAAGTGCGCTTGATTCGTGAAACTGTTGGTGATAAAAAAGTGCTGCTTGGTCTTTCTGGTGGTGTTGATTCATCAGTTGTTGGTGTTTTGTTGCAACGGGCTATCGGTGATCAATTAACTTCAATTTTCGTTGATCACGGTTTGCTCCGTAAAAACGAAGCCGATGAAGTGATGGAGTCATTGGGTGGCAAATTTGGGCTGAATATCATCAAAGTTGATGCTCAGGAACGCTTCCTATCAAAGTTGACTGGCATTACTGACCCAGAACAAAAACGTAAAATCATTGGTAACGAATTCATCCAAGTTTTTAATGACGAAGCAGCAAAGCTTGATGGTATTGAATTCTTAGCACAAGGTACTTTGTACACCGACGTCATCGAATCTGGTACCGATACTGCGCAAACCATCAAATCACACCACAATGTCGGTGGTTTGCCAGAGGACATGGCTTTTAAGTTGATTGAACCACTTAATAAGCTTTTCAAAGATGAAGTGCGTGTCCTTGGTGAAGCATTAGGTATTCCACACCACCTGGTTTGGCGTCAACCATTCCCAGGTCCTGGCTTGGGTATCCGGGTGATGGGTGCAATCACGGCCGAACGTCTTGAAATTGTGCGTGAATCAGACGCTATCTTACGCGAAGAAATCGCCAACCGCGGCTTGGATAGCCAAATTTGGCAATACTTCACCGTTGATACCGGTGTCGAGTCCGTTGGTGTGATGGGTGACTTCCGGACATACGATCACACCGTTGCCATCCGTGCTATCACATCCGTTGATGGTATGACGGCTGATTTTGCCAAAATCGACTGGAATGTTCTCGCTGAAATTTCCCGCCGCATCACAAATGAAGTTGACCATGTTAACCGCGTCGTCTACGACATTACGGCTAAACCACCCGCAACCGTTGAGTGGGAATAA
- a CDS encoding oligosaccharide MFS transporter — MENSTKKGMFWSFPVSHFSYFFIWAIVSGYLTLWLEQVAKLNGSEAGIVFSMMAAMSLAFQPLFGFFSDRLVMKKTLVFIILGVGVLIGPYFEWLFMPLLAATNPFVIAVITGIYLSFVLNGGVSVIEQYIQRASITNNFEFGHSRIGGSIAGAVASFLGGRLFLINPNLIFWAATVTAIVALIMFAFFDKINTENIDEVTDVTDRISMADVRHLLKLKNFWILGIFYMGASALYDVFDQQFVIFFQTFFPSVSHATTVYSNVVTIQMIIEIILMIPMPYIINKIGARNGLIIYGFITAIRIIGTALAPNWIFIVVLRLLAGFEMPLVLVSIMKYINGAFDNNLYATIYALAANFMKQISVFIFSALAGNFYDSIGFQHTYLIMGSIVLVITIIAAFFLEKEHNGINNMQTR; from the coding sequence ATGGAAAACTCAACCAAAAAGGGGATGTTCTGGTCATTCCCTGTCTCACACTTTTCATACTTCTTCATATGGGCCATCGTTTCTGGTTATTTGACACTCTGGTTGGAACAAGTTGCAAAATTAAATGGTAGCGAAGCCGGTATTGTCTTTTCAATGATGGCTGCTATGTCATTAGCTTTCCAACCATTATTTGGTTTTTTCTCAGACAGATTAGTCATGAAAAAAACCTTAGTCTTCATTATATTGGGCGTAGGTGTTCTGATCGGGCCCTACTTTGAATGGCTATTTATGCCGCTACTTGCCGCTACTAATCCTTTTGTTATTGCTGTCATTACCGGAATCTACCTATCGTTTGTGTTAAATGGCGGTGTTTCAGTTATTGAACAGTATATTCAACGTGCATCGATCACAAACAACTTTGAATTTGGGCACTCCAGAATTGGTGGTTCAATCGCCGGGGCTGTGGCTTCATTTTTAGGTGGTCGGTTATTCTTGATAAATCCCAATCTAATCTTTTGGGCTGCCACTGTAACCGCCATTGTTGCGTTGATAATGTTTGCGTTTTTTGACAAAATTAACACCGAAAATATTGACGAAGTTACTGACGTTACTGACCGAATCTCCATGGCCGACGTTCGGCACCTACTAAAATTGAAAAACTTTTGGATTCTCGGTATCTTCTATATGGGAGCTTCGGCACTATATGATGTGTTCGATCAACAATTCGTGATCTTCTTTCAAACGTTTTTCCCGTCTGTCTCTCATGCCACAACCGTATACTCTAATGTGGTGACGATTCAAATGATCATTGAAATAATCCTCATGATCCCAATGCCTTACATCATTAATAAAATTGGTGCACGGAATGGGCTAATCATTTATGGATTCATTACAGCCATTCGAATTATCGGTACGGCGTTAGCACCAAATTGGATCTTTATCGTCGTATTAAGGTTGCTGGCAGGATTTGAGATGCCATTAGTCCTAGTATCTATCATGAAATACATTAACGGGGCATTTGACAATAATTTATATGCCACCATTTATGCATTAGCTGCCAACTTCATGAAACAAATATCTGTTTTCATCTTTTCAGCATTAGCTGGGAACTTCTATGATTCTATTGGATTCCAGCACACTTACTTAATTATGGGTAGCATTGTCTTAGTTATTACAATAATAGCAGCGTTCTTTTTAGAAAAGGAACACAACGGCATTAATAATATGCAAACGAGATGA
- a CDS encoding family 43 glycosylhydrolase has translation MQPSISYPNPLIIQRADPYIYKHTDGYYYFSASVPSYNRIELRRSKTIAGLAHALPRTIWRKHASGSGEQSELIWAPEIHFINDKWYIYYAAASTTDFDQNGMFQHRMYVIECDKPDPMRNEDDWVEKGRIKTPMDSFSLDATTFEHDDKLYYVWAQKDPDIFGNTNLYISEMENPWTLKTNPVLLSKPEYSWETQIFAVNEGPAVLHRNGKFFLTYSGSATDENYCIGMLVSDENADLLDEKSWHKLDHPVFTSNTKDNLLGPGHNSFTVSEDGTEDLLVYHIRNYSDIKGDPLYDPNRHTMVQSFSYDDNGYPQFGQPEHFTVN, from the coding sequence ATGCAACCCTCTATTTCATATCCTAACCCTTTGATTATCCAAAGGGCAGATCCTTACATTTACAAACATACCGATGGTTACTATTATTTTTCAGCATCTGTACCGTCATACAATCGGATAGAACTCAGGAGATCCAAAACTATTGCAGGATTAGCTCATGCCCTGCCGCGAACAATTTGGCGCAAACATGCTTCTGGTTCTGGCGAACAAAGTGAGCTTATCTGGGCACCTGAAATCCATTTTATTAACGACAAGTGGTACATCTACTATGCTGCAGCGAGCACGACCGACTTTGATCAAAATGGTATGTTCCAACACAGAATGTACGTCATTGAATGCGACAAGCCAGATCCTATGCGTAACGAAGATGATTGGGTCGAGAAAGGGCGAATCAAAACCCCTATGGATTCCTTCTCGCTAGATGCAACTACTTTTGAACATGATGACAAATTATACTATGTTTGGGCGCAAAAAGATCCTGATATTTTTGGCAATACAAACTTATACATTTCTGAAATGGAAAATCCATGGACCCTAAAAACCAATCCTGTACTACTATCCAAACCTGAATATAGTTGGGAGACACAGATCTTTGCCGTTAATGAGGGACCCGCTGTCCTACACAGAAATGGAAAATTCTTTTTAACCTATTCAGGTAGTGCGACAGACGAAAATTATTGCATAGGGATGTTAGTATCTGATGAAAATGCTGATTTATTAGATGAAAAATCTTGGCACAAACTTGATCATCCTGTCTTTACATCTAATACAAAAGATAATCTATTAGGGCCTGGCCACAATTCCTTCACTGTATCTGAAGATGGTACTGAGGACTTACTGGTTTACCACATCAGAAATTACTCTGACATTAAGGGTGACCCCCTCTATGACCCAAATAGACACACAATGGTGCAATCATTTTCATATGATGACAATGGCTATCCACAGTTCGGCCAGCCCGAACATTTCACAGTTAACTGA
- a CDS encoding ArsR/SmtB family transcription factor: MDLGIEEQSLIVYKALASDVRLAIIRLLSKDKMTVTEIANNLKLSNTIVLMHLDKLYKANLISFEKLGHNKVAQIKVDNINIHFPTNVYSELEHYEIEIPIGHYTNFSVQPTCGLAGQMDYIGKVDEPAYFMDPQRVDAGMIWWNEGFLEYQLPNYAGKDKQIEMMEFSLELGSEFPFSNNVWPSDITFFLNNVRLGTWTSLGDFSDTRGVYTPDWVPDNVNQYGILKNIRITNEGCFLDGKPFSDVKLADVVDGEATFVLKLSVDETAKNDGGCTIFGKGFGNHDQGINMKIFYK, translated from the coding sequence ATGGATCTTGGTATTGAAGAACAATCGTTGATTGTTTACAAAGCATTAGCTAGTGATGTTAGATTAGCTATTATCAGATTGCTGTCTAAGGATAAGATGACGGTGACTGAGATTGCGAATAACTTAAAATTAAGCAATACGATCGTTTTAATGCATTTGGATAAGTTATATAAGGCTAATTTGATATCTTTTGAAAAGTTAGGCCATAATAAGGTGGCGCAAATCAAAGTTGATAATATAAATATTCATTTTCCTACTAACGTTTATAGTGAGTTAGAACATTATGAGATAGAGATTCCAATTGGGCATTATACTAATTTTTCGGTTCAACCTACTTGTGGATTAGCAGGCCAAATGGACTATATTGGTAAGGTTGATGAACCAGCCTATTTTATGGATCCTCAAAGAGTTGACGCAGGAATGATCTGGTGGAATGAAGGATTTTTAGAATATCAATTGCCAAACTATGCAGGAAAAGATAAGCAGATTGAAATGATGGAATTTTCGCTCGAACTAGGTTCTGAGTTTCCATTTTCAAATAATGTTTGGCCATCGGATATAACGTTCTTTTTGAATAACGTCAGGTTAGGGACCTGGACCAGCTTGGGAGATTTTTCTGATACACGCGGTGTTTACACTCCCGATTGGGTACCTGATAATGTGAATCAGTACGGTATTTTAAAAAACATTAGAATTACTAATGAAGGATGCTTTTTAGATGGGAAACCATTTTCAGATGTAAAATTAGCAGATGTTGTTGATGGTGAGGCAACCTTCGTGCTCAAATTGTCTGTGGACGAGACCGCTAAAAATGATGGTGGGTGTACCATTTTTGGTAAGGGATTTGGTAATCACGATCAGGGTATCAATATGAAAATATTTTATAAATAA